A window of the Hordeum vulgare subsp. vulgare chromosome 5H, MorexV3_pseudomolecules_assembly, whole genome shotgun sequence genome harbors these coding sequences:
- the LOC123396921 gene encoding uncharacterized protein LOC123396921, with protein MDRRPEGGGARKRAREEPDAADFPFDEAVAAADAGEAWRRPPGVFQFPWQKCRGGLGVAGGGWELRDVFFRSLVDGGAAAIGVPGDRLVSPPPPSKQRALFDDVDAWLAAAADGEVDPVWRSAIRGAGPPSASAV; from the coding sequence ATGGATCGGCGGCCGGAGGGCGGCGGGGCGAGGAAGCGCGCGCGGGAGGAGCCGGACGCGGCGGACTTCCCCTTCgacgaggcggtggcggcggccgaCGCCGGGGAGGCGTGGCGGAGGCCGCCGGGGGTGTTCCAGTTCCCGTGGCAGAAGTGCCGCGGCGGGCTCGGCGTCGCCGGCGGCGGCTGGGAGCTGCGGGACGTCTTCTTCCGCTCCCTCGTCGACGGCGGCGCCGCGGCCATCGGCGTGCCGGGCGACCGCCTcgtctcgccgccgccgcccagcaAGCAGCGCGCGCTCTTCGACGACGTCGACGCctggctcgccgccgccgccgacggcgAGGTGGACCCCGTCTGGCGATCGGCGATCAGGGGCGCCGGGCCGCCCTCCGCGTCGGCGGTGTGA
- the LOC123399199 gene encoding probable galacturonosyltransferase 4, which produces MAGAGRGRRCRGAVLLLLVASVLAPLVLYGRSPVPSLPDSTVARGAFDRGDGSGSGSGSNLVWPHMAASEVSLAKDLTIERLGEHKNRVLSATDDWQAVEVARSHPSGEKTDTWEEPVSRDADQVVAVGNDTAQSTQDGMIKEVVSTDRPADGFRDPGDSKEAEEQDGHGTDEKELQDATEVEHNDGSGASENNIAGTHTATNQTSSLDKESATDTLSDHASINADLDTSASSTGHSATSPDATIRIIKDQLIRAKTYLGVLASRGNHGTAKELRARMKDIQRALGDATDDGMLPQNVHGKIKAMEQTLGRIKRMHDGCSGAVNRLRTSLHSTEERLQSHRKDANYLAQLAAKSLPKGLHCLPLRLTNEYYLSNSNNKDFPNTEKLEDPKLHHYAVFSDNVLAAAVVVNSTLVHAKKPANHVFHIVTDRLNYAAMKMWFLANPLGEAAVQVQNIEEFTWLNSSYSPVLKQLGSSSMIDYYFGSGKARPGENPKFRNPKYLSILNHLRFYLPEIFPKLNKVLFLDDDTVVQQDLSALWSIDLKGKVNGAVETCGESFHRFDKYLNFSNPLIASNFNPHSCGWAYGMNMFDLSEWRKQNITDVYHTWQNLNEDRLLWKLGSLPAGLVTFWNRTFPLDRSWHLLGLGYNPNVNEKEIRRASVIHYNGNLKPWLEIGLSKYRKYWSRHVNYDQVFIRECNINP; this is translated from the exons ATGGCGGGGGCCGGTCGGGGCCGGCGGTGCCGGGGCgcggtgctgctgctgctcgtcGCGTCCGTGCTCGCGCCCCTCGTCCTCTACGGCCGCTCCCCCGTCCCGTCCCTCCCGGACTCCACCG TGGCCAGGGGCGCCTTCGATCGGGGGGACGGgtccggctccggctccggctccaATCTGGTGTGGCCGCATATGGCCGCGTCCGAGGTTTCTCTCGCCAAAG ATTTGACGATCGAGAGGCTAGGGGAGCACAAGAACCGGGTGCTGTCGGCGACTGACGACTGGCAGGCAGTTGAGGTAGCCAGGAGCCATCCATCAGGAGAAAAAACTGATACCTGGGAGGAGCCTGTGTCGCGGGATGCCGACCAGGTGGTTGCTGTGGGAAATGACACTGCTCAGTCAACACAGGATGGCATGATAAAGGAAGTTGTTAGCACCGACAGACCAGCAGATGGATTTCGTGATCCTGGCGATAGCAAggaagctgaagagcaggatggaCACGGGACGGATGAGAAAGAGTTGCAGGATGCGACTGAGGTAGAGCACAACGATGGTTCTGGTGCATCAGAGAATAACATTGCTGGAACACATACTGCGACAAACCAGACATCTTCTTTGGACAAG GAAAGCGCCACTGATACATTATCTGATCATGCTAGTATCAATGCTGATCTCGACACATCAGCAAGTAGCACTGGTCATTCTGCAACTTCCCCAGATGCTACAATCCGAATCATCAAGGACCAATTGATAAGAGCAAAGACATATCTTGGCGTTCTAGCTTCTAGAGGAAATCATGGTACCGCCAAGGAGTTACGTGCACGAATGAAGGATATCCAAAGAGCACTTGGTGATGCAACCGATGATGGGATGCTTCCACAGAA TGTCCATGGCAAAATAAAAGCGATGGAGCAGACACTGGGTAGGATCAAGAGAATGCATGATGGTTGCTCAGGTGCTGTGAACAGGCTCCGTACATCCCTTCACTCAACAGAGGAGCGTCTTCAATCTCACAGAAAGGATGCCAACTATCTAGCTCAACTAGCGGCAAAATCTTTACCCAAAGGACTCCATTGTCTCCCATTGCGGCTTACAAATGAGTATTATTTGAGCAACTCCAACAATAAGGATTTTCCAAATACGGAAAAGTTGGAAGATCCTAAACTCCATCACTATGCAGTTTTCTCAGATAATGTATTGGCTGCTGCAGTGGTTGTTAACTCCACTCTTGTTCATGCTAAG AAACCAGCAAACCATGTCTTCCACATTGTGACAGATAGGCTTAACTACGCTGCAATGAAGATGTGGTTCTTGGCTAATCCCTTGGGTGAAGCTGCGGTTCAGGTTCAGAACATTGAAGAGTTTACCTGGCTGAACTCAAGCTACAGTCCAGTTCTGAAGCAGTTAGGATCCAGTTCGATGATTGATTACTATTTTGGGAGTGGGAAGGCTAGGCCGGGTGAAAATCCCAAATTCCGGAACCCAAAATACCTGTCGATTCTCAATCATCTGAGGTTCTATCTCCCTGAGATATTCCCGAAGCTCAACAAGGTATTGTTTCTAGACGATGATACCGTGGTTCAGCAGGACCTAAGTGCACTTTGGTCAATAGATCTCAAAGGCAAGGTCAATGGTGCTGTTGAGACCTGTGGAGAGAGCTTCCATAGGTTTGATAAATACCTCAACTTCTCCAATCCTCTAATTGCCAGCAATTTTAATCCACACTCTTGCGGTTGGGCATATGGTATGAACATGTTTGATTTGTCCGAGTGGAGAAAGCAAAACATCACCGACGTCTACCACACGTGGCAGAACCTG AATGAAGACAGGCTACTATGGAAGCTAGGCAGcctccctgcaggccttgtgacgTTCTGGAACCGCACGTTCCCGCTTGATCGCTCGTGGCATCTTTTGGGGCTCGGGTACAACCCAAACGTCAATGAAAAGGAGATCAGGCGGGCATCCGTCATCCACTACAACGGGAACCTGAAACCCTGGCTCGAGATCGGACTTTCGAAATACCGAAAATACTGGTCAAGGCATGTCAATTACGATCAAGTGTTTATACGGGAGTGCAACATAAATCCCTGA